From Passer domesticus isolate bPasDom1 chromosome 8, bPasDom1.hap1, whole genome shotgun sequence, a single genomic window includes:
- the LOC135306292 gene encoding C-type lectin domain family 2 member D-like, giving the protein MPPFQGAVCSCQRDSGCELEESELCSIHGVVKELLHPQEGPAAGVPHSPGAQGATWHQQGAATCERAVSENVENGFCTRDGSVRELLDPQGTSATSTEHKRGLRRLLGEWFRSHPVGTALLILLLLVLLLALGVALAVLAAAAAQVPVTPATPQCVLGCPPGWVGYNGVCYYLSRDYSSWEQAEERCSELGASLAILKDEEEMGLLFRLRGNGDYWLGLRRRGERLHWGDGSSYSSRVPVLGNSDCVYLADGERFRSEFCSNERPYVCSKAQAPL; this is encoded by the exons ATGCCTCCGTTTCAAGGTGCTGTTTGTTCCTGTCAGAGAGATTCCGGCTGTGAGCTGGAGGAGAGTGAATTGTGCTCCATTCATGGAGTTGTGAAGGAACTCCTGCATCCCCAGGAGGGACCAGCAGCCGGGGTTCCACACTCGCCTGGGGCACAAGGAGCCACTTGGCATCAGCAGGGGGCTGCCACTTGTGAGCGTGCAGTGAGTGAAAATGTGGAGAATGGATTCTGCACCAGGGATGGGAGTGTGAGGGAGCTCCTGGATCCCCAGGGCACATCAGCAACCAGCACTGAACACAAAAGGGGCCTCAGAAGATTGCTGG GTGAATGGTTCAGGAGCCATCCCGTGGGCACGGCGCTGCTgattctgctgctcctggtgctgctgctggctttgggggtggccttggctgtgctggcag cagcagcagcacaggttcCAGTGACACCTGCCACTCCACAGTGTGTTCTGGGCTGTCCCCCTGGCTGGGTTGGCTACAATGGGGTCTGCTACTACTTGTCAAGGGAttacagcagctgggagcaggctgaggaaCGGTGCTCGGAGCTCGGGGCCTCCCTAGCCATTctgaaggatgaggaggaaatG GGTTTGCTCTTCCGCCTCCGCGGGAACGGCGATTACTGGCTCGGGCTGCGCAGACGGGGCGAGCGCCTGCACTGGGGGGAcggcagcagctacagctcccG ggttCCTGTCCTCGGCAATTCCGACTGTGTGTACCTGGCTGACGGGGAGAGATTCAGGAGTGAGTTCTGCTCCAACGAGCGGCCGTATGTCTGCAGCAAGGCCCAGGCTCCCCTGTAA